The window GACTTGGTGTGTGGGAGATTGGTTAACACTTGCAGCGTTTATGGATTTCAATCTAAGGGTAACTTGTCATCTCTGGAAGATCCGCTTCCTGAGCCCGGGCCTTCGCGTGGAAATCAACACTGCTGCGCCTGCGCTATCTTATGACAGGATCTGGAGTTGCACTGTGAAGACACCCTTAGTGCCGTGGTTCTGAAGCACTCGACTCGGGTACAAATTTACTAATTGACAAAACAAGAGCCCaacgttttgtacacacaaaaTTTGTAATGTAATCCGAATAAAGATATCTTTGTTTTAACCACAAGGAATCTATGCCAGAATCTCTCTGGTGGGGTGAAAAGGTGTAACATCTGCATTGTAGATTTTGCGGAAGAattttcaaatgcaaacaGAGGTAAACTCATGTATAACTTTGATactttgaaaatgtgcatgttcATCAAACAGCATTTGTCAGCACACATCAGGCGGTGATAACATATGCGGACTGTATGTATAAATATGACAATAGCCTAAATGTATCTGGGCGATACTGTCTTGCTAAAATAACGTTTTGgtgaagcagaaaaaaaataggttaACCTTGAATCTGTACAGCACAATTCCTGCTTTCGCTCATCTATTATCGACATCCATTTTCACTTCACCAGTCATTCAATTATTGTatgttttagtgattttttttttttttcaacaatgcTGTTTCACTAGTAGGCAGTAAGCTCGGGTGTACAATACACTCTCACATATGTGGTCTTCACAAATAAGGACTACAAAAAATTATGAATCTGCATATCAGTCTGTGAATTcaccatccattcatccatccaaccaggcctctttcatgtttttctaaataaatcattttgttgaGCCACAATTCAAACTCAACGACAGATTTTTATAGGTATTTTTCATTAAACTTTCATTacttgttatttttgtcaaattcaaattatttctGTGACTActgtttgatttgtatttactgacagGTTACCAACAATATATATCTTGCAACatgcaaatatatataaaatagaaaatacatacaaaataaataaataacagaaaaatatataaataatagagACAAAAATGCAAGATCAAGTTTTTTTACCTTataaattgaatttattttcaaaagtgaGATGTTATAATATtcaactttttaaatgtttgtttttaaaaatattgtgcTCTCTTtcagtatttaaaaatacatacaaaataaataaataagaacagaaaaataaataaataatagagaCAAAAATGCAAGATAAAGTTTTTTTACcttatgaattgaatttattttcaaaagtgaGATGTTACAATATtcaactttttaaatgtttgtttctaaAATATTGTGCTCTCTTTCAGTTTTTTCTCGTGACCTTTTGATGTAGGCTTGATTTAGTACAAAATGCGGTCGACCACCAAAGAAAACCACTCAAATGGATGCCATTGATAGTGTCATGTTGCTTGGGCTCAATTCCCCTTGGTGACACTGTGAAGGCAAAATACTGAGTGAATCATTACCATCTCTATGCATGTCATGAGACTTTCTGGTGACCAGTCAAGGGTGTAGTTCACCTTTCATCCAGAATCAGGGTCCAGCTCCCCGTCACCGTGAATGAAAACTGGTTAagaactatttaaaaaaaaaaaaagcgatgTTGGGCACATTTACACAATTGCATGGATTTTGTTCATTCAAACTCCTACGATATATTTTCACAATGAAAGGTTAAATATAGTTATTTTTTGGAGGGGTGAAGTTAACAGTAATTCTATTCTCATAGGATATGACAGGAGTGATGATGTTTCTGACTTAAAAAGTTAACAATGTCTTGATCAGTGTTGTTTGGTGGTTATTTATGGATTCTTATAGTTTTGTGGGCTTAATCAGTCCTGAGCAGGCAACACTGGTGTGAGGCAATAGCTTGCCGGTTTGAGTGACAGACACCAATTAGGAAAAGTCAACTGAATGGGGAGATAAGACTTCTTGCAACTTATCTCCCCCTCCCACTGCACATGAACGGACCCCCTCCTAAACCCCTGTCACCATGACAAACCCAAATGCTTGATGGTTTACTAAAAAGTCCAATGAAGGACAGTTACATGAGGTATCTTTAAGTCACAAGTTTAAAGACTATCAGGTATTCTTATTCTTAGCTACCTCGGTTTTATGGGTTTcccattttcaaaattgaagTTTTACCAATTCTGCAGCAGTTGGGTACATAATGTCTTACACGCTGTAATAAATGACCACACTGTGAGAATTTGGCTGTTATCAACTTCCACACGAGGAGTGTGCATGATGACATGATTGtatcaaatgtgaaatgtaaCTGAATGTGTCAGAATATCGTAGCAGATGAAACCACAAAACCAACAGCTATAAAAATACCGCTGgcaattttgaattttctcAACCTTATCTCGGTTCTGCAGTGACATAGTAAGGGCGCTCTCTATACGAAgattcaaaatgaaagaagaAGTGAAAACGAGGAGGATAACTTTCACATGAAATAAGGTCACAGCAAGGCGACATTAAATAGAAGATGGGCAAGAAAAGCACGACTGCGttcatgatttttctttttggtgcgGCTTCAGGTGAGCAGACTAATacaaaattgttgtttttgaggATTGACGTTCAATACAAAGTAGTGCGCTCCATTCAAGAAGGAAAGCGAGTGATGGATGTTCTTTCCCCTGTCAGCTGCCGCAAACACTCTGGATGTGTGTGCGAGCTGCCACATTGACGCCACATGTGATGACAAACTTGATGACTCGGGAAAAGTTTGCAACTGCAAGTATGGTTTTGTAGGAAATGGAAGAAGCTTTTGTCAAGGTAGGAAATATGCATCATGAGAAATATTTCTTATAGTTTCTAGTTTGGTTGCCTTGCAAAGATTTCTATTGGCTGATgcaattttaaataatgttgaaTTTTATGATAAGTAATCATGCAGtgtcaaaatgtacatttaaacAAGAGCAAATACTGTAgtgcaaacaaacatggaGTCAAGtcaatttttaaatgttcattcCAATCACATTATGAGTTTTACATATTCATATTCCGATAAgctaaaaattaaattgtaaaaagtctatattgttttcaacttttatttgtatttttgacaTCCAGTGTACAGTACCAAACGTATGATATTGAGTTCTTTTAGCATATTCACACCATATTTTGTAAATCTGAAATCAGTGtcttgtggggaaaaaagaagacataatCATCAGGGAATCatgtacggaagaggattagggccagtgaagaaaaaaaaacgaggggtgacatgattctgactttttttctcagaattctgactttaaagtcagaaagtcggaattctgactttattctcagaattctgactttattctcagaattctgagaataaagccAGAATTccttcgattccacctccggccctccctgtgtggagtttgcatgttctccccgggcctgcgtgggttttctccgagcactccggtttcctcccacatcccaaaaacatgcttggtaggccgattgaagactccaaattgtccctaggtgtgagtgcgagtgcaaatggttgtttgtctctgtgtgccctgcgattggctggcaaccggttcagggtgtcccccgcctactgcccgatgacagctgggataggctccagcactcacgcaacccccgtggggactaagcggttcagaaaatggatggatggatggatggaagtcagaattccgactttaaactcagaattccgactttaaactcagaattctgagaataaagtcagaattctgactttaaagtcagaaagtgggaattctgactaaagtcagaattctgagaataaagtcagaatcctgtcacccctcgtttttttcttcttcactggccctaatcctcttccgtaatTATGAGATCAAGTGAAAAAGATTCATCGAAATAAAATTAGATTAGTTTTGTCTGACACAAAAAGTTTGATTGGCATCATCAGAGATGATAGAAATTAGGTTAACAATTGAGGTTGCAAGTGGGATAAGTACTAACAATATAATTGTATAAAGTCAAAACCTAAGCCTAAAAACATCACGGTACGTCCTTTGTGCAATAAGACTGAGGTTCTAGGGAACAAAAATAAGAGTTTTTTGACAGTTTGATGCATTTAAATTCTATTCGATCAAAATGGAGCTTTATGACGTCAGTGAAGTCATTTTAGCTAATTAATCTCACTAATTGTGCAGTTGTAATGACTACTGATGAACATTATGGTTTTATTCCATCTAGATAAAGATGAGTGTCAGATAGGAGCCACTAAGATCTGTGGGCAGCACACAAAATGCCACAATACATACGGCAGCTACTACTGCACCTGTGTGGCGGGATACATGGCTTCCAATAACATGCCAGTCTTCATTCCAAATGATGGAACCCATTGCCGGGGTAAGTTCGCTGccaaaaaacaggaagtgaacatGCGTGACATGCTTGCTTTCTATTGGCAGACATAGATGAGTGCAACGTGGTGGGCATTTGTGGAGAAGGAGGTCAGTGCTGGAACCTGGATGGAAGTTTTGACTGCAGCTGTCAGCTGGGATATCAAGTCCGCGACGGGACAGAACACTTTCACCCTCACAAAGACAAGGCTTCCTGTCAAGGTCAAATTGCAGTTTTCAAACAATTCCTGTAAAGTGTCAATTATGATTTCCCCTACAATGGCTTTGGTCTCCCAATTCAGTGGTGGACTGTGGTCTGCCAACATCGCAGGAGGACACGGTACTGCTGTCAGCAACAGGGACGACATTCGGCAGCGTGGCTACATTTAAGTGTGGCGAGGGCTTTCGTTGGAGGAACGGAACCAATACCTCGCTGTGTGGGGCTGACGGACTTTGGCGTGGGCTCAACATGAGCTGTGAAGGTAACAAAAGGCGAGGGAAAGACCCAACCCTTTTCTCTATGTtgatgcaaactccacaattAACTCATCATCAATTCATCCAATTATGATCAtttccaatgatcttctgtacATTAGACAGTGAGATCCATTGTCTATGATATTGGATTATGGAATATAATGGATACGCTTTGATTTAATCAGTTAACTTTAATGGCGATTGCATGCCGCTACTATCGTGCCTCAGTGATTGATTGAGTGATTGATTGTGGCTCTCCTCCCACCTTCGCTCACTCACACATGCTATGAAATACGAGTTCCATGGTGGGCACTGCATGAGTTTCTGTATGAACTCGGGCTATCACAACTTTGGAATTGAGTGTGGTCACCATGTTTTAATGTGTGTAGCAGGTGAGGCATAGGGCAGGCGCTCAAAATCTTGCACCAATTCTATTAGCTTTGATTCTGTATTTAGGGTAGGTCACAAACCTACTCCTGACTGCACCACTAAGCAAAACTAGAAATTATCATGAGTTCACCATCCCATCACACCTTGCTAAGATGATTCAAACAAGATGTACTCCACtgctaaatgtttttttttctccccacatAAGTCATTTTTACATGCAGGATATGATTTTTACCGTTTGAGGAGTGGCcaatttgataaaaaaaattaattgacaGACACAATTTGGCAATAGTTCAGCCCTGGAAAAGTCCAAATGGGTACGGTACATCGAACACATTAATGTGTTTCGACATTCGCAATTAAAAATATGCTTCTTCTGCAAGTGTAAAAGTCCTTGAAGGCCATTTATAGTCTCTGTATCGCTTTGGCGCCACCCAGTGGCATCTCACTGCTGAGAGTTTCAAGTTGAGGTACTTTATTTCATCTAAATGCTGATTTAATTTTGAGACAAAAGTAGTATTCTTCCGCTATCTTGTGGGACCTATATACAAAATTACAGCATGTTATGTTTCTAAATGTATTACAATTTTAATGTGCGTAACAGTGTGTAACTTCCCTGAATCTTCCAAGAGATATCGTGTGGAAAACCCCATACAGTGCCACACACTGGACATGTGTGGAATGGCACTTCCACCCCTGGAAGCATGGTAAACTACTATTGTAATCAAGGATTTAATCACATTGAGGGCAGTGCAGTATCACTGTGCTCATCTACTGGTACATGGACGAAGCCAAACATTTCATGCAAAGGTAATGACAGAGATTTGGTCTTCTACTCTGATGTTGGCCCACAGAAGTGATGTCACGCTCAAGTAACATCATTGTCCATCTCTGTAGAAGTTGACTGTGGCTCTCCTCCTGACATCTCTCATTCACTCCTGTTATGGGATCACATCTCCACTGTGGGCTCTCAGGTTGCTTATCAGTGTCAATCTGGATATTACAGTGTTGgagaaataaatcaaacagtATGTACTGACACTGGGAAATGGGACAAGCCCTCTCTGCACTGTCAAGGTGAAAATGTTGCAGAAATTGATTCCTAATCTAAATTAAGACATAATTCCTATGTCTGTTTTGGCTTAACCCCTGATATGTCATGATTTGCCATCTGTTTTgttatagaaataaaatgtcaggAGCCTGTTTTGAAACCGCACAGTAAAAGACTGTGGAATGGCACATCCAATGTTGGCAGTATGGTTATTTACCAATGTGATGAAGGATATGACACAAGGAGTGTGAGGAACTTCTCAATATGTGGACAGAACGGACTGTGGGAGGAAATTGATCTTTGGTGTGAAGGTGCAATGTTTGAAGATCAGATTGTATTTCCTCAATctatacaaatatttattagTGTTGAGTTTTGTGAGTTTAACAATGATAGAATGCCACAATTAAGTACTGtttagcaggggtgtcaaactcgtttttttcgcgggccgcattatAGTCATAGCTTcattcggagggccattatgactgtcaacccaaataaatgtatgagaacctcatattatatacagttaaagctacaaaacaaacggtcaaataactcgttttcaaatcagacgagtagaAACTggacaaatatttacaaaaaaagatattaaaagtgaagacaatttgtaattctagtaatgacacacgaatttgatgcacaatttgtcttcgcgggccacatacaatgatgtggtgggccctatttggcccccgggccttgagtttgacacctgtggtttaTGATATTTATGTCcgaatggtttttttttttttagacatggGGGTTGAAGCCTGTTGCCTGATCTGCTTTTGTCTCATTAATCCATGTCTTTGTGCAGAAATAACATGTGGGCCCCCACAAACCCTCCCCCATACTAACCTCCTGTGGAATGGTTCTGTTAGTCCTGGCAGCGTTGTGCTATATGAATGTATGGAAGGATATTACCAGGAGAATGGAGATAATATTTCCACGTGTCTAACATCAGGCGAGTGGGCGAATGTATCAGTAAATTGCAAAGGTATAAAAATTGGAAAACACTTTTCATTATGATTTTCCAGCCTAAAACAATCACTGCATAGAACTTTACTGTGTTCCTGTTCTTGCACACATAGATGCAATATGTATGTGGCCCAGATTGTTTTGCTGCACCGTGTATTTAATAAGCGCCATTGTTTTCCCAGCAAAATGTGGTCCGATCCCCGTCCTTGCCCACTCAGAGGTTGTATTGCGTAACATAAGTGTAGTGATCCATCGCTGTGCAAACGGCTACCACAGCTGGAGGGGCAGCAATGTCTCCACATGCAGCAGTTCTGGTGTGTGGCAGACCGCTACGCTCAAATGCATAGGTGAGCCTTTTCCCTACTAAGGGCAGGCAGCTGACAAAATTCTGCAAATAtagtaaaaatgtatttgtgctCACAGAAATCAAGCCACCCATCCATCACctatttgtttcaaatgaaaaatgtttgaaatggaGAGCAGAGAAGTATGACGAAGACACAGAAACGTACAAGGTAATGCCAAACCAATTTAAACCCTTCAGATCATCTGGTAATCTCAGATCAACATAAGCATTCATCACCACAATGTAAATTTAAAACTATGACCACTACCAttgccaaaacaaatcaattcttACCTTTAACTCTCAGGTGAGCTACATAGGATCCAGAGACTATGAGAGGGcgttttttgaaaaaaggaagAGGTTTCTGAATTCTAAGGCAGACTGGACGGAGGTCTGTCTCAGCCTGCTTCCAGCCACAAACTACAGCATCTCTATCACTGCACTGTCTGTCGGATTCATGGCCACCATCACTATTAATACCAGTTTAACAGGTAGCGCTTACCTTACCTGTAATTCATGCCCATCGTGCTCCATACACACACTAGTCTTATGACTTGTATTGTTTAAAGCAGGGTTTTTTTCTACTGGTTTTGTCCACCATTATAACCACGAAGCAACTCGGGAACAACTGCTTTGGTggaataatattttatattgcaCCAAAGGAGGATAGCCAtatacaggctatt is drawn from Syngnathus acus chromosome 9, fSynAcu1.2, whole genome shotgun sequence and contains these coding sequences:
- the susd1 gene encoding sushi domain-containing protein 1 isoform X4, which codes for MGKKSTTAFMIFLFGAASAAANTLDVCASCHIDATCDDKLDDSGKVCNCKYGFVGNGRSFCQDKDECQIGATKICGQHTKCHNTYGSYYCTCVAGYMASNNMPVFIPNDGTHCRDIDECNVVGICGEGGQCWNLDGSFDCSCQLGYQVRDGTEHFHPHKDKASCQVVDCGLPTSQEDTVLLSATGTTFGSVATFKCGEGFRWRNGTNTSLCGADGLWRGLNMSCEEITCGPPQTLPHTNLLWNGSVSPGSVVLYECMEGYYQENGDNISTCLTSGEWANVSVNCKAKCGPIPVLAHSEVVLRNISVVIHRCANGYHSWRGSNVSTCSSSGVWQTATLKCIEIKPPIHHLFVSNEKCLKWRAEKYDEDTETYKVSYIGSRDYERAFFEKRKRFLNSKADWTEVCLSLLPATNYSISITALSVGFMATITINTSLTGPAVPDVHYREYETPVPTLKLHRSPSTLDPISFYQVFVLPIEGVMVFDCSSPVDGEKSGSSQGHIAAEMRSRDVGTEMNFTVGDGHYYGGFFNAPLEKGRNYYIILRAVSQWKKDSKSSCVLWAKVTGTSYIVKISSLCAAASVGVIALAVLLGYTYIWFFKKK
- the susd1 gene encoding sushi domain-containing protein 1 isoform X5, translating into MGKKSTTAFMIFLFGAASAAANTLDVCASCHIDATCDDKLDDSGKVCNCKYGFVGNGRSFCQDKDECQIGATKICGQHTKCHNTYGSYYCTCVAGYMASNNMPVFIPNDGTHCRDIDECNVVGICGEGGQCWNLDGSFDCSCQLGYQVRDGTEHFHPHKDKASCQVVDCGLPTSQEDTVLLSATGTTFGSVATFKCGEGFRWRNGTNTSLCGADGLWRGLNMSCEAKCGPIPVLAHSEVVLRNISVVIHRCANGYHSWRGSNVSTCSSSGVWQTATLKCIEIKPPIHHLFVSNEKCLKWRAEKYDEDTETYKVSYIGSRDYERAFFEKRKRFLNSKADWTEVCLSLLPATNYSISITALSVGFMATITINTSLTGPAVPDVHYREYETPVPTLKLHRSPSTLDPISFYQVFVLPIEGVMVFDCSSPVDGEKSGSSQGHIAAEMRSRDVGTEMNFTVGDGHYYGGFFNAPLEKGRNYYIILRAVSQWKKDSKSSCVLWAKVTGTSYIVKISSLCAAASVGVIALAVLLGYTYIWFFKKK
- the susd1 gene encoding sushi domain-containing protein 1 isoform X1; translation: MGKKSTTAFMIFLFGAASAAANTLDVCASCHIDATCDDKLDDSGKVCNCKYGFVGNGRSFCQDKDECQIGATKICGQHTKCHNTYGSYYCTCVAGYMASNNMPVFIPNDGTHCRDIDECNVVGICGEGGQCWNLDGSFDCSCQLGYQVRDGTEHFHPHKDKASCQVVDCGLPTSQEDTVLLSATGTTFGSVATFKCGEGFRWRNGTNTSLCGADGLWRGLNMSCEEISCGKPHTVPHTGHVWNGTSTPGSMVNYYCNQGFNHIEGSAVSLCSSTGTWTKPNISCKEVDCGSPPDISHSLLLWDHISTVGSQVAYQCQSGYYSVGEINQTVCTDTGKWDKPSLHCQEIKCQEPVLKPHSKRLWNGTSNVGSMVIYQCDEGYDTRSVRNFSICGQNGLWEEIDLWCEEITCGPPQTLPHTNLLWNGSVSPGSVVLYECMEGYYQENGDNISTCLTSGEWANVSVNCKAKCGPIPVLAHSEVVLRNISVVIHRCANGYHSWRGSNVSTCSSSGVWQTATLKCIEIKPPIHHLFVSNEKCLKWRAEKYDEDTETYKVSYIGSRDYERAFFEKRKRFLNSKADWTEVCLSLLPATNYSISITALSVGFMATITINTSLTGPAVPDVHYREYETPVPTLKLHRSPSTLDPISFYQVFVLPIEGVMVFDCSSPVDGEKSGSSQGHIAAEMRSRDVGTEMNFTVGDGHYYGGFFNAPLEKGRNYYIILRAVSQWKKDSKSSCVLWAKVTGTSYIVKISSLCAAASVGVIALAVLLGYTYIWFFKKK
- the susd1 gene encoding sushi domain-containing protein 1 isoform X2; the protein is MGKKSTTAFMIFLFGAASAAANTLDVCASCHIDATCDDKLDDSGKVCNCKYGFVGNGRSFCQDKDECQIGATKICGQHTKCHNTYGSYYCTCVAGYMASNNMPVFIPNDGTHCRDIDECNVVGICGEGGQCWNLDGSFDCSCQLGYQVRDGTEHFHPHKDKASCQVVDCGLPTSQEDTVLLSATGTTFGSVATFKCGEGFRWRNGTNTSLCGADGLWRGLNMSCEEISCGKPHTVPHTGHVWNGTSTPGSMVNYYCNQGFNHIEGSAVSLCSSTGTWTKPNISCKEVDCGSPPDISHSLLLWDHISTVGSQVAYQCQSGYYSVGEINQTVCTDTGKWDKPSLHCQEIKCQEPVLKPHSKRLWNGTSNVGSMVIYQCDEGYDTRSVRNFSICGQNGLWEEIDLWCEEITCGPPQTLPHTNLLWNGSVSPGSVVLYECMEGYYQENGDNISTCLTSAKCGPIPVLAHSEVVLRNISVVIHRCANGYHSWRGSNVSTCSSSGVWQTATLKCIEIKPPIHHLFVSNEKCLKWRAEKYDEDTETYKVSYIGSRDYERAFFEKRKRFLNSKADWTEVCLSLLPATNYSISITALSVGFMATITINTSLTGPAVPDVHYREYETPVPTLKLHRSPSTLDPISFYQVFVLPIEGVMVFDCSSPVDGEKSGSSQGHIAAEMRSRDVGTEMNFTVGDGHYYGGFFNAPLEKGRNYYIILRAVSQWKKDSKSSCVLWAKVTGTSYIVKISSLCAAASVGVIALAVLLGYTYIWFFKKK
- the susd1 gene encoding sushi domain-containing protein 1 isoform X3, with product MGKKSTTAFMIFLFGAASAAANTLDVCASCHIDATCDDKLDDSGKVCNCKYGFVGNGRSFCQDKDECQIGATKICGQHTKCHNTYGSYYCTCVAGYMASNNMPVFIPNDGTHCRDIDECNVVGICGEGGQCWNLDGSFDCSCQLGYQVRDGTEHFHPHKDKASCQVVDCGLPTSQEDTVLLSATGTTFGSVATFKCGEGFRWRNGTNTSLCGADGLWRGLNMSCEEISCGKPHTVPHTGHVWNGTSTPGSMVNYYCNQGFNHIEGSAVSLCSSTGTWTKPNISCKEVDCGSPPDISHSLLLWDHISTVGSQVAYQCQSGYYSVGEINQTVCTDTGKWDKPSLHCQEIKCQEPVLKPHSKRLWNGTSNVGSMVIYQCDEGYDTRSVRNFSICGQNGLWEEIDLWCEAKCGPIPVLAHSEVVLRNISVVIHRCANGYHSWRGSNVSTCSSSGVWQTATLKCIEIKPPIHHLFVSNEKCLKWRAEKYDEDTETYKVSYIGSRDYERAFFEKRKRFLNSKADWTEVCLSLLPATNYSISITALSVGFMATITINTSLTGPAVPDVHYREYETPVPTLKLHRSPSTLDPISFYQVFVLPIEGVMVFDCSSPVDGEKSGSSQGHIAAEMRSRDVGTEMNFTVGDGHYYGGFFNAPLEKGRNYYIILRAVSQWKKDSKSSCVLWAKVTGTSYIVKISSLCAAASVGVIALAVLLGYTYIWFFKKK